A part of Rana temporaria unplaced genomic scaffold, aRanTem1.1, whole genome shotgun sequence genomic DNA contains:
- the YPEL5 gene encoding protein yippee-like 5 has protein sequence MMMSPVKFFSSPLQVVNLQYSEVQDRVMLTGRHMVRDVSCKNCNSKLGWIYEFATEDSQRYKEGRVILERALVRESEGFEEHVPSDNS, from the coding sequence ATGATGATGTCTCCAGTAAAGTTtttctcttctcccctgcagGTGGTAAACTTGCAGTACAGTGAAGTCCAGGACCGGGTCATGCTCACCGGCCGTCACATGGTGCGGGACGTCAGCTGCAAAAACTGCAACAGCAAGCTGGGCTGGATCTACGAATTCGCCACGGAGGACAGCCAGCGCTACAAAGAGGGGCGTGTCATCCTGGAGCGCGCTCTGGTGCGGGAGAGCGAAGGGTTCGAGGAACACGTCCCGTCCGACAATTCCTGA